GGGGCGCGCGACCTTCCGTACCGCCGGCGCCGGCGCGCTGACGGCGGCCTTCCCAGGTCATGCGGTGGCGAGCGGGAGGACTGCGGTCACACCTCCGATTCCCGTCAGCAGCACATCTAGAGCACCTTGGACAGAAACGCCTGCGTGCGCTCGTGCTGCGGGTTGGACAGCACCTCCCGGGGCTCCCCGCTCTCGACGACGACGCCCTCGTCCATGAACACCAGGGAGTTGCCGACCTCCCGGGCGAAGCCCATCTCGTGGGTCACCACGAGCATGGTCATCCCGTCGCGGGCGAGGTCCTTCATCACGTCCAGCACCTCGCCCACGAGTTCGGGGTCGAGCGCGCTGGTGGGCTCGTCGAAGAGCATCAGCGAGGGCCGCATCGCCAGCGCCCTGGCGATCGCGACGCGCTGCTGCTGGCCGCCGGAGAGCTGGTCGGGGTAGCCGCCGGCCTTCTCGGCCAGCCCGACCCGCTCCAGCAGCTCCAGCGCCTGCTGCCGGGCCTCGGGCTTGGGCTCGCGCTTGACCTGGACCGGCGCCTCCATCACGTTGGCCAGCACCGACATGTGCGGGAACAGGTTGAAGCGCTGGAACACCATGCCGATGTCGCGGCGCTGCGCGGCCACCTCCGACTCGCGCAGCTCG
This sequence is a window from Spinactinospora alkalitolerans. Protein-coding genes within it:
- a CDS encoding amino acid ABC transporter ATP-binding protein — encoded protein: MVVAENIHKSFGRLEVLRGIDLEVRRGEVMCVVGPSGSGKSTFLRCVNHLEKINAGRLWVNGHLMGYRQKGAKLYELRESEVAAQRRDIGMVFQRFNLFPHMSVLANVMEAPVQVKREPKPEARQQALELLERVGLAEKAGGYPDQLSGGQQQRVAIARALAMRPSLMLFDEPTSALDPELVGEVLDVMKDLARDGMTMLVVTHEMGFAREVGNSLVFMDEGVVVESGEPREVLSNPQHERTQAFLSKVL